A region of Saccopteryx leptura isolate mSacLep1 chromosome X, mSacLep1_pri_phased_curated, whole genome shotgun sequence DNA encodes the following proteins:
- the DLG3 gene encoding disks large homolog 3 isoform X6, which translates to MMNSSMSSGSGSLRTSEKRSLYVRALFDYDRTRDSCLPSQGLSFSYGDILHVINASDDEWWQARLVTPHGESEQIGVIPSKKRVEKKERARLKTVKFHARTGMIESNRSIKTKRKKSFRLSRKFPFYKSKENMAQESSIQEQGVTSNTSDSESSSKGQEDAILSYEPVTRQEIHYARPVIVLGPMKDRVNDDLISEFPHKFGSCVPHTTRPRRENEVDGQDYHFVVSREQMEKDIQDNKFIEAGQFNDNLYGTSIQSVRAVAERGKHCILDVSGNAIKRLQQSQLYPIAVFIKPKSIEALMEMNRRQTYEQANKIFDKAMKLEQEFGEYFTAIVQGDSLEEIYNKIKQIIEDQSGHYIWVPSPEKL; encoded by the exons GGCCCTGTTTGATTATGACCGGACTCGGGACAGCTGCCTGCCAAGCCAGGGGCTCAGCTTCTCCTATGGTGACATTCTGCATGTCATTAATGCCTCTGATGATGAGTGGTGGCAGGCGAGACTCGTGACCCCACACGGAGAAAGCGAGCAAATTGGTGTGATCCCCAGTAAGAAGAG ggtggaaaagaaagagagagcgcGATTGAAAACCGTGAAGTTCCATGCCAGGACAGGGATGATCGAATCCAACAGG TCGATCAAAACGAAACGTAAAAAGAGTTTCCGCCTCTCTCGAAAGTTTCCATTTtacaagagcaaagaaaacatgGCCCAGGAGAGCAGCATACAGGAAC AGGGAGTGACATCCAACACCAGTGACAGCGAAAGCAGTTCCA AAGGACAAGAGGATGCTATTTTGTCGTATGAACCAGTGACTCGGCAAGAAA TTCACTACGCCAGGCCTGTGATCGTCCTGGGCCCAATGAAGGACAGAGTCAACGATGACCTGATCTCAGAGTTCCCGCATAAATTTGGATCCTGTGTGCCAC ATACGACCCGGCCGCGGCGTGAGAATGAGGTGGACGGCCAGGACTATCACTTTGTGGTATCGCGAGAACAGATGGAGAAGGACATCCAGGACAACAAGTTCATCGAGGCCGGCCAGTTCAACGACAATCTCTATGGGACCAGCATCCAGTCGGTGCGGGCAGTCGCCGAGAGG GGCAAGCACTGCATCTTGGACGTTTCAGGCAATGCGATCAAGAGACTGCAGCAATCACAACTTTACCCCATTGCTGTTTTCATCAAGCCCAAGTCCATTGAAGCTCTTAT ggaAATGAACCGACGGCAGACGTACGAGCAAGCAAACAAGATCTTTGACAAAGCCATGAAACTGGAGCAGGAGTTCGGAGAGTACTTCACAG CCATTGTACAGGGTGACTCACTGGAAGAGATTTATAACAAGATAAAGCAAATCATTGAGGACCAGTCTGGGCACTACATTTGGGTCCCGTCGCCTGAGAAACTCTGA